Part of the Chanos chanos chromosome 5, fChaCha1.1, whole genome shotgun sequence genome, gtttttgatttaaaGAACTGAATGGCCAAGGAAATTATCACcagacatgttcattttaatgataaGATTGTGCTGTTATCATTGTTATCATCCATCCAATGGTGAGCATGTCAGATATGACAAAGGAGAAAGTAAGTAATGATTTGAGAATGGAAAGGGAAGGATacagaagaaaacaggaaagagaaagagtaaaatgataaattatagtgaggagagggagagacagacagatagacagacacacagagagagagagagagagagagagagagagagagagagagagagagagagaatgaaagaaagagagagagaatacaaagaaCTTGAAGTTGTTCTTCATCAAGCTTTGCTTTCATGTTATGTTTGAGATTATGTTCAGGATGAGGTCTACATCGGATCATTAGAGActgagaagagaagggaaagaaagaaatacaagGCAAGAGGATCAGACAGAGCAAGGTAGCTATATTTCCAATATGGCTGACCTTTACGATGTTCTCTCCCATCTGGCCATTATTACGTAGGCAGTCTAGGCAGATGGCTATCTGTGGGTCACTCCTGTGGTAGTCTCCATCACCACCATTATCCTCTACATCATCCATTCTGGCCTTCTTGGACGTAGGCCCATCTTCTGAAATAAGAGCGTGTTCGTGAACATCTGCGTTATTAACATGTAGATCATTAGGAGATACATACCGCTGAGCATGGCAGCATACAGGAGCCATGATCACAGAACAGAGTAACCAAATGGATCGCATATTCGCTTTTCCTTTGACCGAGATAAACAGCATGTTGACAAAAcgcatcaacaaaaaaaaacgaaacaaaaaaaaaaaaaaaagctcactcCAAAGggtgaaatgaataaatatgctaATGCAAAAACCGCAGCAgaatctttcctctttcttctttcgtATAAAAGAAATGCTTTTCAAAATAGACATTCTTGGTAGAAAATTGACACTGAAATAATTATCCAGCCATTAGGAACTGCTTACAGCTGCAAACACTTATTGGAAGTTGTCTTGGAGATGTGATGAAAAGCTGCATGGTTTGGTAACACAGTGAGCAAAGAGAACATTTTTCCtgcatatttttcagtgttgaatGGAATACTAGGCTTATGAGCGCTGTGAACACAGCATCTGGATTTCATATGCAAAGTATTGAGTCTACAGTCTTTATgtattcaggtttttttttacatttgcaaaAATGGCAAGGggtcaaaagacaaaacagaatcaAGAATTGATTTCTTCTAAAGAAATATGCCtcctcgtaaaaaaaaaaaaaaaaaaaaaaaaaaagaacacacacacacacacacacgttttcccTGGTGAGTAGCATAACAGACATTTCTAGCATACTGTATTTGATGACATACTTTAACAAGTTGATGTCTATTCTTCAAGGAGACAACAGTGGTGTTTACAATGAAGTGCTCTGCCCCAATGAGCAATCTCATAAACCCACCAAGAAATAATTTGTAACATACTGGCCCACATATTGCTACCATGGGAATGGAATGGATGTGACTCTGGGGTCCACAAGCCAGAGCTCAGTTAGCTCCGActgattgatttcttttttctgcaccTCGATGAGTCGAAATTGAGAGAAATCTAATCAGGCATCCTTAGAGGACGCTGTCAAAGATCCGCCGTCTGTTATCGCCTCTCTTTTCCAAGTTTCAACTTCCCACTTACATCGACAGCACTGTAAAGCCTACAGGTCCAGCCAGGCAAACAAAAGGCTCTCAATCACGGGACTGTTCTTTTGTCCTTTTATATAATACTCTATCTTCAACACACCAATGGGCCTTGAAACTCCATCAGTGTCCATCTGATGTTCTGGTCCCTTATGTCATTCAGGGATAGCAGCAGCATGGACTAAGAAAGACACTTACAATGGGTTGCTTGGTTACGGTCTGTTGTATCCTACAACTCGTCAAGCTGATTGACTGGTGAGGGGTGAGATACATTCCCTTACTTGCAACGACtcaggaaacatttttttctcctcgttCGTGTAAATCGTCATGGAGACGTGACGAGGTAGATAAATAGCTGAGTGCCATAACCAGCCCATTCAGCTGAGCAGCCCTAATGTCACTATTCTGACGAAGGTTTGAAGTGCAGATACAGCCAACTCAAGATAAGGTTTCTCACAAAGAAGTACGGCAGGTAGAGAAACACAGCTCTTCTCAAGAGGCTGTTTTTGCAAATCTCAGACGAATCAGTAGACAATCGGGCTTACCTTCCCCATTTTCTTttgatctgtttctcttccagaACTCATTCTCCTGTTGCTGTTCCTCTGgttagtgaaagaaaaaaaaaacaaaaaaaaaacacaaaagcaaggTCACCTTCAATAGCACCAAGGTTAAAGACAGAACAAAGTAGACCCAACACGCTCTCTGTAAGTAAGAGAATATCTTACTCTACTGACATGACAGTTATACAGAAAATTTTTGAAACAACAAAATTCTTACTTTCTCTCAATCCAGGCACAAGTTTGAATATGATTTCTTCCAAAGTATTGTCCAATCTTTGGgattaaaaaagagaaggggcagagagagagagagagggagagagagagagagagagagagaaagagagggagagagagagagagagagagagagagagagagagagagagagaaagagagaggcaataATGGATTAGTTTGAATAAAATCAGTTTCACAGTCAGAATGTGTTTGGACGTTGACTACATGAGCATGTCCACAGGTGGTCCACATTTTTATCTTGACCATTTGCACTTGTCACAAAGGAAGTCTTCATTTCATGTTGTGACAGATATAGGTACATGGCTGAGTTATTGTCATATCTCTACACTCTCGTGTCAGGGTGGAGATGCTGCACCTGTGTCTCTCAGACCCACAGCTGAGGCCTTGGCTCTAGTGTTGAGTCCAGCTGCTGCCTGGAACACATATCTACCAAGATCAAATTCACTACATTCTCCAAACCCATCTCAGGCCAAAGTCCTGGACCTGACTCAATGCACGTGAAAGTCAAATGTACCCACTGCTGGATAAGGTAAGATCGGGGGTGCAATCAAGAGCAACCGTCACGGCGTTTGAacgtattttaattaaaaacatcttCTCAGATTAATAGCATCATATCTAGTAGACAACAGTGTAGTTCAATAAActcagtaagaaaaaaaatgaacttcacTGTAACATGAGAAGCAGTTTGGTTCATTCCAATAAATATAACAGTCTTTAGAGAGTAGTCAAATACATAGTGAAATTGTTTTACCTCAGCATTTCCAAGGGATTTGTCTCATGAACTTGTATGCCACATTTAGGACAGTCGTTGCTATCTTCAAAATGTTGAACAATGCAGCTTTTacaaactgaaaagagaaaattcaaGTGGAAGTCATTTGCTGAATAAAAGATCTTGTTTATCACTTTACTAAAATAAATATTGCTGTTTTAAACTATTTTGTTATTAGAATTAGAGCCAAGCTTAATGTTTATGTAGTGTTCATGTTAAGTAAGTGGACTTAAATGTGAAACCATTACATTCAAAATCTCTACTTATTAAACATCTGAATGACTGCCAACATGACAGCTGGTTTTTCTATTATGAATATTCCAACCTGAATGGTTCCTTCATAGACTGTTGTATTTGACTACAGACAAAGTTACTGAAATCAAAAGGCTGACATGTAAGTGAATATTCAGGAGTTGGAGAGTATATAAATCTGCATATCTGTGCTGATGAAGCCTTGGCCAGAAGTGCAGGCCTAGAGTAGAAACTGAGACTGTAACCTGGCGGAGCAATAAAGCATTACCGGGCATGGCCTGGCCAGAACAGTAACTATTACATTCCACCAGCCAACCACAGCAGTTACCGCCCCATCTTCACTGTGGCCACATTtgcaacacatgcacacgtgcacacacacacacacacacacacacacacacacacacacaagcagagaaagaaagaaagaaagagagagagtgagagagagagagagagagagagagagagagagagagagagagagagagagagagagagggggagagagagtaagagagagagagagagagagagagagatacagtggCACAAGTGTCTTTATATCCTTATGAGGATTTCAAATTGACTCTCTTGATTGATTCATTTTACTGTGACTAAGAAGGGACAAAttaacccttatcctaaccttacccccacacagacatacacacactaactaaCACACCACGCATAGACACATGTACCAGAccctgacaaacacagacacagaggcacaaTCACATCTACTTTAAACATGTGCATTCTTATATAAATACACTTGACCGCTAGTACTTGCTGACTAAGGGTTTGAATGTATAATTCtggaaataaatacattcaaatacacacacgtttaccacaaattcacacaaatacaaccTTACTGTCCTAACGAGATTCAAGCCTTCCACACTGTCTAAGCAAAAAAGCTATTTCTGCTCGCATTCATATGCTGTACTCTGATGTCACACTACCACAAGACAAAATCAGGTCAGCAATATCTAATATGATCTGTGATAAGGGGTAAAATATAGGACACATCACACCCTAAAGCAACTCTTTGGTGCATGCACAGCACTTACTATGGACAAATCTATACATCacaatgcatgcacacactgcatacactgGTATCCACTGTCACATCCAATCAGTGATGAGTAAAACACCAACATAACATCTGGTTGTTGTTATCACTGGTCCAATAACTGCTACAAGGATGACTGTCCATCTAATGAAAAGACTCTAATAAGGATACAACACACTGCCTCAAGTTCTATATGGAACACCTCTTATAATAAATTGTATAACAGAGCAGTTCACTTGGTTTGAGACCCCTAATGAACAGGCCTTAGTTGACAGATGAGAAGATTTGGGCCAAGACAGGAAGAAACCTCCAGAGTAACCAAGATTAACGATGGGGTATGTGCTCTCTGGCAAGTGGTTGGTTGTTTAAATGTAAGGATGAGTAGGTGGTCTATTTAATTGTAGAACTGcgtatacactttttttttttttttgctttaacatCAGTATTTTACTAGCCACAAATTTGTTATGTTGTGTCTCTTGCAAGATAGTGAAAACAAGGAAATTGCTTGGTATCAGAAAGATGTCATGGGAAGATAAGGGCGTTTAGCATTTTCTTAAAATGATCTGAATTTGTTTGTTGGGGAAGAATGATAAcctcacaaaataaaacaaaaccgacttctataaacaaacaatttgGACACAACAGCTTATCCACAGAGGAAGATattggttgtcatggtgactgAACCCACAGATGACTGTGTTCATCCTGATTACTTCAAATGTGTCATCCTTAGGAGAGAGTTTTCACATCTGCCATTTCATTCTGATACAAAATGCCAAGCAGTACAGGGAAGGCTTATATCAAGAATCAAGAAATATCACCGACATATCAAAATACATGGGcaaataataaaatgacataCTTGGAAGCATATTAATTTACACCAAGAATTGTAACTAATAACAACGTCTATATGTTTCTATCATTCACAACATGTTCACACTATTAAGACACCttcaaaataatgacattttacaaAGCTTAGTGGTGGTGCACTTACAGGTATGGAGGCACTCTGTCACTGTTGTGGGTTTGATGAGATAACCTTTACAGACATAACAGGTGATGAAGTGGTTGAAGTCCTTTACTAAGtactttctctgtgttgtcattttgCCTTGTGACCAAAGTGCTACTGGAGGGTTTAAGGTGTATGTGTGGCGTTACGGGGAGTGAATTAATGTTGCAGTGTAGGCAGTCAAAGCACTTTGCTGCTGGGgtctctcttgtctttctttcctttcattccaGGCTTCGTCCTGAACATAACATCAGGTACACAGCATTTTCATCTCCTGTGTTCTTGTCCTCACAAGGTCTTTTTGCCtgtccaattaaaaaaaaaaaaaaacatttcaaaaagctATAATtcaataaattcatttttgcattcatcatatttttttaagttgcaTAACTTAATTACGCAGCCTTTTGTTAAATTACAATCTAATCCTTTGGGGCAGTGAACGCAAATGCACGGCATTTGCAAAAATGACATATGCCGTTTATTCTTCTTCAGAACACTCTACCAAATTACTAAAATTATCACTGACTGATAAAAATCTACATTTAGCACGATTTCCTTAATGTGAAGTTTCCTAATGTGATGGTTAAACGTACAGGTGCACGTTACGCTGTACATTTAAGCCCCGCCCCTCCTGTTTCAAATCGAAAGCGACGGCTACTTGAAGTCACTCGCGaagtgaaatgacatttcacaaatgaCGTAACACGTCTTACTTAATAAATTATATGTTTGAATCAAATAACAGTGGTTGTCAATCTCTATTACCTTCATAAGTTCTAGACCCGAAGAATATCTCTGGCTACACGTGAGgtgtaacaaacaaaacattttttgcatttttgtattGCAATAGCTGTCACTTCGCTGAGGCATTATCTTGAAGGGCCTATTTTTCATGACAACACAATAATAAATTAGTAATACATTTAACAAGTTACGAGGTTATGCCAGATAGCTTAAGAATACATAGCCTAACCGAGAACTGACGAAGATATCATTTTGAGatgcacaaataaaatatcatcaaTGAACTGCTATGAATTTGGCAACTAGAGCAGCCCTCAACACACGGCGCGGAGACGTGACCGCGAAAATGTATGAATATTATCAAAACTATGGATGAAAATATCATCATTAACACCGGGAAATCACAAACGTCAGTCTTTGCGTCACGTTCCTTAGAAGCTGGCTTACTATGTGTCAAACATTACAGCTGCCTACGAATACCGAGTTGTCAAAAAATCCCTAACGCAGTCCTTCAAGACTGACTTGCAGCCCAACTTGCTGCCACTAGCGTATGTTCCACTTTCTGTAAAGAAGCGTACATTTCCTTCTAAGCCGCGCTGACAAAACATCTAGCTCAACCCTACCGTCTAGAGTAAACGACATGGACCGACACATGCCCAGGAACTTGATATATGACACATGATCGCATTCCCATCCCGCTCGAAACTTTACTGTGAATGCACCTTCAGAAAATGATACGCAGTAGCATCGTATTCTCAGCTCCTAGGCACTACAGCCCATTTCTTACCTTTAAGATATCACGAGTCCATGATCGTGATGATTTAATCTAATTTTGTAATTCTACGGCCAAACGGTGTGTGATGCAAGTCATTGTTACATTACAAAGTGGTAGCTCTGAATACGGAACTGGTTTCAGTTGAAATGATAGGGGAAAAGGGGCGGAGGAGTTTCCAGCTCTTGTTTACGCATTGCTGCTTTATTCATTCCACAGCAGATAGTCTCTGATTGGACACAAACTAGGGCGCAGCCTTCATTTACCAACTAGTTCAGTAAGTGTGAGCTGTATGATAGACGGAGATCTTCGAAAAACGTCTACCAATAAATGCAGACTTCGCCAACACAGACATGGACCATGGTATACGCTTTTAAAATTTAACGTGaaattttgtttcttcttcttcttcttcttcttcttcttcttcttcttcttccacctTATTAATACTGTACAAAAAGGCATGTACACTTATTACGCTCATGACCAAATTCATGATAAAAATGTTTCCATTGTAAAACTTAGTTTAAATGGACCTGTTCTATCGTTCAAACATATTTCATCATTATTCAGTATGATTGCCGCTCTTTTATGCAGTGTACTTTTGTTACTGTGTGACAATATGTGTTAATAAACACAGAATCAGGCTTGACATGAACAACGGCTTTACGAATATATGAATTTATATATAACAACAAACTTAAGCGGCGTGCATAATGGTTCTCTGTCTCGGAATGAAGCCCAGGTAAACCTGATCACTGTTCAATCACTTTGTCACAGTTTATGAGAAGCGTGGATAAAGATTTAAAGCACTGACATTCTGACAATCCCCTAGTTCCACATTTAGACCTAAATGtctcattttgaaatgtctgttcAATGCAGACCATATTATTATCCAACCATCTAagcaaatgtcatttttataaaaacattttattgtatAAATTTTACATTATATAAAGTTAATACAGGATTGTCTGCACCATATCTTCTGTCCACATGCCCCTTTTACCAATCAAACCTAACAACAAtctgatgaaacagaaatttGTGCCCAACTCAGTCAAACTTTTTTATAACATGATTTTATCAGAGCACCTTATTTGAGGTTCTGCTTTAAAATAGAATTAAGCATAATTCCTAGCTGTAGACAGGACATGGTCAGCGATGTTGAGATCTGTTTCAATTGGGTGGGTAAAGAATGCATGAGGAGCCtccaaaaacagctgaaaatgagATATCATTTCACATCAACAGCTGGGAAAAGGGCTCTTTGTGCTAACTGCCACAGTAGTCTTTGCCATGTAAAATTTGATATGGTAAATGTATCAGTGTAGAAACAGTTAGGCCAGATAAGGACTTCCACTGCCAAAAGCAGTTGCAAACTGAGGTAATttatagaatatatatatatatatatatatatttgcaatGAAGTTATATCaatatgtttttaaagtttgtaGTTAGGAGAgttaatttaaatatttgaagagTAGATTTAATCTGCTACATTACCGCATGGTGAAGGCACAAATTGAGtaaaggaagtgagagagagagagagagagtaatttcCAGACTGAGTGACACCTCTCTTTGACAGGACTCATGACAAATGAGGGGGCAGCAAGTTCAAGTCTTACACTTGTGTCTTGTTCATACATAAAAAGGCCCTGACTAAAAGAATCAGTGAGAGGGGAAGAATTTGTCACAAGACGTGAGGGCAAAACAGACTGGTTGTCTTAATGTTTTCCACAGTGGGTGGAAAAAGCAAGGAGCTTGATTCTCTCAAAGGTTAGGACAACAAGTAACTCTTACTGGCTGTGTTGCTGCACATTTGCACATTGTGTACAGAACTTAATTGGAATCATGGAAATAGAAAGGTGAGAACTGAACGTGTTCcgtcttttttattattctaaAAGGTTGCACAACTTGTTTCAATCAGAGTgatataaacaaatataaaacaatggATATTTGCTCTGAAGAAGAACATTGAAGTTTTGTTTATCGTACCCTTTTCAGACAGTATGTTTTTCTTCTATTTAATTAACCTTACCTCATGTAGATGTTTCTAGAGTTCAAAAGTTCAGCTCAAATGTCTTTGGTTGGCTTTCATAAAGCAAAATGTTGATCTTTTCTATTAATTCCACTGGAGCAAGTGTATGCTCAAGCAATTTCTAGAAAAAGGAAATATGAAGTTACATTAATAAATGCTGGTCTCTGGTACATTTAGGCTAACTATATTTTAGAATAATTTCCtcactgagcaaaaaaaaaaaaaaaaaaaaaaaaagtttagttttCGAAGACtttctgttgttgctgctgctgctgctggcagTAACCTCATTAAGAAACATTCCACACATAccagccttcctctgtctgcACAGTCAGCATCGGTGATTGCTTATGTAAATAGAATTGCAACtgtcaggtgaaaaaaaaaaaaaggtaaacatcTAAATTGTGGCTGAGTTGTACCGGTGTATCCAAAATGTATAACACATCTGCTTCTCACTGTTTCAGCAAAATATAACACGTGTGGAAAACCTGAATTTCCccgacagacagatagaaagatagGAGACAAAACTGTGTATAAATAAACTTGTTCATCAGCAAGGCTTTTTACTGATTCCTCTTTACACTACTGTAAgcagtttatttcatttctaaTCAGGACAGTTACATTGATTAACTATGTCCATACTAATGTTGGATCTCATGTCATTTTCAGATCAGACATGACTATGTCACTGCAGGAACAGCGTTTATGGGACTTCTATTCGGATGATGAGGGTGAAATGAACATCACTGAGGTAGGATCAGAGCAGCATGCTTATGTGCATTGTACATAACTATATTATGTACTATATAATGCGTGTGAATTGTCTCTGGATGAAGATAATGTTGCTGGGCATCCTTTGGGTTATTTAATTGAAATTCCTATTCTTTTATTGCTTCTCTGTAACCACAGGGGATCCACTCTCTCGGTCATTTGCTCACCTACTGACCCTCACAAAGAGTTGCAATCAATTAGCTCATGTTGGTCTCCCACTGACGTGTACTAAccagcaaagaaacaaacaaatggcaaTGCTGGGAATGAATCCCTTACAAGTTAATTCTGGAATTGCTACTGGTGATTAGTTCAATTATTCTCATCTAGAAGTTCAGTACTC contains:
- the pcgf5b gene encoding polycomb group RING finger protein 5-B; its protein translation is MTTQRKYLVKDFNHFITCYVCKGYLIKPTTVTECLHTFCKSCIVQHFEDSNDCPKCGIQVHETNPLEMLRLDNTLEEIIFKLVPGLREKEQQQENEFWKRNRSKENGEEDGPTSKKARMDDVEDNGGDGDYHRSDPQIAICLDCLRNNGQMGENIVKGLMKKFIRCSTRVTVGTIKKFLSLKLKLPSSYELDVLCNGEIMGKDHTMEFIYMTRWRLRGENAYPMVLEYRPRIDFG